Proteins encoded in a region of the Vicia villosa cultivar HV-30 ecotype Madison, WI linkage group LG5, Vvil1.0, whole genome shotgun sequence genome:
- the LOC131606799 gene encoding protein FAR1-RELATED SEQUENCE 5-like, producing MQQLLKLVDESGYVYWTRKKDESEVVRDIFWAHPESVKLLNMFPIILIMDCTYKTNKYRQPLFEIVGMTSTKLTFAVAFAYMESEQTETFCWVLDKLKQLFIKQDNCPQVILTDRDLALMKAIETIFPKTANLLCRFHMNKNVKSKCKEHVGDDMRETVEKMWFELIKASDEMEYHQRLKQLEDACVDSKGFIDYVNDTWLTPHRHRFVEAWINQVLHLGNTTTNRVEYAHWKLKQMLENSLGDL from the exons ATGCAACAATTGCTCAAGTTGGTTGATGAATCAGGTTATGTTTACTGGACTAGGAAAAAGGATGAGTCagaagttgtgagagatattttctgggcACATCCAGAATCAGtgaagttgttgaatatgtttcctaTTATATTGATTATGGACTGcacatacaagacaaacaagtacagGCAACCGTTGTTTGAAATAGTTGGTATGACATCAACTAAATTAACATTTGCTGTTGCATTTGCCTATATGGAATCTGAGCAGACAGAAACTTTTTGTTGGgtattggataagttgaaacagTTGTTTATCAAGCAGGATAATTGTCCTCAAGTAATCTTGACTGATAGAGATCTTGCTTTAATGAAAGCCATTGAAACAATATTTCCAAAGACAGCTAATTTGCTTTGCCGATTTCACATGAACAAAAACGTGAAATCAAAGTGTAAGGAACATGTTGGGGATGATATGCGAGAAACAGTGGAGAAAATGTGGTTTGAACTGATAAAGGCTAGTGATGAGATGGAGTACCATCAACGGTTGAAACAACTTGAGGATGCATGTGTTGACTCCAAAGGTTTTATTGATTATGTGAATGACACATGGCTGACACCGCACAGACATCGATTTGTCGAAGCATGGATCAATCAAGTGTTACATTTGGGCAACACCACAACAAATAG ggTGGAGTATGCGCATTGGAAACTTAAGCAAATGTTAGAGAATAGCTTAGGTGATTTATGA